One segment of Manihot esculenta cultivar AM560-2 chromosome 4, M.esculenta_v8, whole genome shotgun sequence DNA contains the following:
- the LOC110613844 gene encoding heavy metal-associated isoprenylated plant protein 35 codes for MSKEADLKKTELKVSVICCDGCKRKVKKVLQSIEGVLKTEIDTLQPKVTVLGNVDPQILIRKLLKAGKQAELWSQGSQNAGKEKKEAETPITKEKEKPKSDCDQAKSSNSSSNSTDKNKEIKNGGDGNDNKSPKKEQKDTTTCSNVNSSSNPEIVKTEHPLPPIPQPSETKFPSMFQDLGNVCSWNQCYYKVEPYTVAVPYYALPSYTVGPLSPSCYGQEFLNQGRPVFQPPFQGPAVRVGDYFSDENTMGCHVM; via the exons ATGTCTAAGGAAGCTGACCTGAAG AAGACTGAACTGAAGGTTTCTGTCATCTGCTGTGATGGCTGCAAGAGAAAAGTCAAGAAAGTTTTACAGAGTATTGAAG GTGTTCTGAAGACTGAAATTGATACTTTACAACCAAAAGTTACAGTCTTGGGAAACGTGGATCCACAAATTCTGATAAGAAAACTCCTGAAAGCTGGAAAACAAGCAGAACTCTGGAGCCAAGGAAGTCAGAATGccggaaaagaaaagaaagaagcagAAACCCCAATAACAAAGGAGAAAGAGAAACCAAAATCCGATTGTGATCAAGCAAAATCCTCAAATTCATCATCCAATTCTACTGATAAGAACAAAGAGATTAAAAATGGTGGGGATGGAAATGATAACAAATCTCCAAAGAAGGAACAGAAGGACACAACAACATGTTCCAATGTGAATTCTTCTTCCAACCCTGAAATTGTCAAGACAGAACATCCTCTGCCTCCGATCCCACAACCAAGTGAGACAAAGTTCCCAAGCATGTTTCAGGATTTGGGTAATGTCTGCAGTTGGAATCAGTGTTATTACAAGGTTGAGCCTTATACAGTTGCTGTACCTTATTATGCATTACCTTCATACACAGTTGGTCCCCTGTCTCCATCCTGCTATGGACAAGAGTTCCTAAACCAGGGGAGACCAGTGTTTCAGCCGCCATTCCAGGGCCCAGCAGTAAGAGTTGGAGATTACTTTAGTGATGAAAATACCATGGGATGTCATGTAATGTGA
- the LOC110613105 gene encoding DEAD-box ATP-dependent RNA helicase 41: MEVANTNNQGAGSAPLSENQFIGSDTTNDVKKTSREQREALPGEPKCVVCSRYGEYICDETDDDICSLECKQTLLLRVANSQISVGPPPPTRLAASDECFYVRDSDDRSRPLSLTNDQTELLRRKLEISVKGELVPDPILSLSSCNFPQKLLQNIEAAGYVMPTPIQMQAIPTALSGKSLLASADTGSGKTVSYLLPVVSRCATFRLQHSPEYRKPLAMVLTPTRELSIQVEDQAKLLGKGLPFKTALVVGGDALAGQIYRIQQGVELIVGTPGRLIDLLTKHDIELDEVMILVLDEVDCMLQRGFRDQVMEIFRALYQPQVLMYSATIAQDIEKMASTMAKDMVIISIGQRNRPNKAVKQLPIWVESKQKKQKLFDILMSKQHFLPPVVVYVGSRLGADLLSNAITVTTGLKALSIHGEKSMKERREIMKSFLVGEVSVIVATGVLGRGVDLLGVRQVIVFDMPNSIKEYVHQIGRASRMGEEGTAIVFVNEENKNLFPEFIDVLKSSGAVIPRELANSKYTVRSFHASKGQRKRKYGS; the protein is encoded by the exons ATGGAAGTTGCAAATACAAATAATCAGGGCGCAGGTTCAGCGCCATTATCAGAAAACCAATTTATCG GCTCTGATACAACAAATGATGTGAAAAAGACATCTAGAGAGCAGAGAGAAGCCCTGCCAGGGGAGCCTAAATGTGTTGTATGCAGCCGCTATGGGGAGTATATTTGTGATGAGACTGATGATGATATTTGTAGCTTGGAATGCAAACAAACTCTTCTATTGAGGGTTGCTAATTCCCAGATTTCAGTTGGTCCTCCACCTCCTACAAGGTTAGCTGCAAGCGATGAGTGTTTTTATGTTAGAGACTCCGATGATAGATCAAGACCCTTATCTTTAACTAATGATCAAACTGAATTACTGAGAAGGAAGCTTGAAATCAGTGTGAAGGGGGAATTGGTTCCAGATCCCATTTTGTCACTCTCTTCTTGTAATTTTCCTCAGAAGCTTCTGCAGAATATTGAAGCTGCAGGATATGTTATGCCTACACCTATCCAGATGCAAGCAATCCCAACTGCTTTGAGCGGAAAAAGTCTGCTTGCTTCGGCTGATACAGGCTCAGGGAAAACTGTTTCTTATCTGCTCCCTGTTGTTTCTCGCTGTGCAACTTTTCGCCTTCAGCACTCTCCTGAGTATAGAAAGCCACTAGCGATGGTTTTAACTCCAACTAGAGAGCTCTCTATACAGGTGGAGGATCAAGCTAAGTTGCTTGGTAAGGGTTTGCCTTTCAAGACTGCACTTGTGGTTGGTGGTGATGCTTTGGCAGGACAAATATACCGTATTCAACAAGGAGTAGAATTGATTGTAGGAACTCCGGGCAGACTCATTGATCTTTTGACAAAGCATGATATTGAACTAGATGAAGTAATGATACTTGTTCTGGATGAGGTGGACTGTATGCTTCAAAGGGGCTTCCGAGATCAGGTGATGGAGATTTTTAGGGCTCTTTATCAACCTCAGGTCTTGATGTATTCTGCAACAATTGCTCAAGACATAGAGAAGATGGCAAGCACTATGGCAAAAGATATGGTTATTATCTCCATTGGCCAGCGTAACAGGCCAAACAAGGCTGTGAAACAGCTGCCCATCTGGGTTGAGTCAAAGCAAAAGAAGCAAAAACTTTTTGACATTTTGATGAGCAAGCAGCATTTCTTGCCACCAGTGGTTGTATATGTGGGTTCAAGACTTGGGGCAGATCTCCTATCTAATGCAATCACGGTTACGACTGGTTTGAAGGCTCTATCAATCCACGGGGAGAAGTCAATGAAGGAGAGAAGAGAGATCATGAAGTCATTTTTGGTAGGGGAGGTTTCTGTGATTGTGGCCACTGGGGTTTTGGGTCGGGGAGTTGATCTCTTGGGTGTGAGACAGGTAATAGTGTTTGACATGCCCAATTCCATTAAGGAGTATGTCCATCAGATAGGAAGGGCATCCCGTATGGGAGAGGAGGGTACAGCAATTGTTTTTGTTAACGAGGAGAACAAAAATTTATTTCCAGAGTTCATTGACGTTTTAAAATCTTCTGGAGCCGTGATACCTCGGGAACTTGCAAATTCAAAGTATACTGTGCGTTCCTTCCATGCAAGCAAGGGCCAGAGAAAGCGAAAATATGGTTCCTGA
- the LOC110613106 gene encoding probable xyloglucan endotransglucosylase/hydrolase protein 5: MASFLWTLCLSFLLLASVSTAAAPRKPVDVPFGRNYAPTWAFDHIKYFNGGSEIQLTLDKYTGTGFQSKGSYLFGHFSMHIKMVPGDSAGTVTAFYLSSQNSEHDEIDFEFLGNRTGQPYILQTNVFTGGKGDREQRIYLWFDPTKEYHTYSVLWNMYQIVFFVDDVPIRVFKNSKDLGVRYPFNQPMKLYSSLWNADDWATRGGLEKTDWSKAPFIASYKGFHIDGCEASVNAKFCETQGKRWWDQREFQDLDAAQYRRLRWVRQKYTIYNYCTDRVRFPAAAPECKRDRDI, encoded by the exons ATGGCTTCTTTTCTATGGACTCTGTGCCTGAGTTTCCTCCTTTTGGCTTCTGTAAGCACGGCAGCTGCACCGAGGAAGCCCGTCGATGTGCCTTTTGGTCGCAACTATGCACCAACATGGGCTTTTGATCACATCAAGTACTTCAATGGAGGTTCTGAGATTCAGCTCACACTTGACAAGTACACTG GGACTGGCTTTCAATCCAAGGGCTCTTACTTGTTTGGTCATTTTAGCATGCACATAAAGATGGTTCCAGGGGATTCTGCTGGAACTGTAACTGCTTTCTAT TTATCTTCGCAAAACTCCGAGCATGACGAGATAGACTTTGAGTTCTTGGGAAACAGAACAGGACAGCCCTACATCTTGCAAACAAATGTGTTCACAGGAGGCAAGGGAGACAGAGAACAGAGAATTTATCTATGGTTTGATCCGACAAAAGAATACCACACTTACTCTGTTTTGTGGAACATGTATCAGATTGT GTTCTTTGTCGATGATGTGCCAATCAGGGTGTTCAAGAACAGCAAAGATTTGGGAGTGAGATACCCATTTAACCAGCCAATGAAGTTATACTCTAGCCTGTGGAATGCAGACGATTGGGCTACGAGGGGTGGCCTGGAGAAAACAGACTGGTCCAAAGCACCCTTTATAGCCTCCTACAAGGGATTCCACATAGATGGCTGTGAAGCTTCAGTGAATGCCAAGTTCTGTGAGACACAAGGCAAGCGTTGGTGGGATCAAAGGGAGTTCCAGGATCTTGATGCTGCTCAATACCGGAGACTCAGGTGGGTTCGCCAGAAGTACACCATTTACAACTACTGCACTGATCGGGTCCGGTTTCCAGCTGCCGCTCCTGAATGCAAGCGCGACCGTGACATCTGA
- the LOC110612631 gene encoding uncharacterized protein LOC110612631, with protein sequence MEVNSTLAKRLWSLLRVAFFMIRKGLVSKRKLIMDMNLMMKRGKLLRNPFSNLLSHHHHRSSFGAEEYEFSCSNSPNPVFFHMPKRKHHYFPCINLPEVTGEEEEDANNAAAVMAMVPKTPDEYTFNFAPREKHSPLPSPLSVRISNYSSQDENDNELSGQVDDEAEEFIRRFYEQLRLQSRKQLLQYQDSN encoded by the coding sequence ATGGAGGTGAACTCTACGTTAGCCAAGAGGCTATGGAGTTTGTTGAGGGTGGCCTTCTTCATGATCAGAAAGGGATTGGTTTCAAAGAGAAAGTTGATAATGGACATGAATCTCATGATGAAGAGAGGAAAGCTTCTAAGAAATCCTTTCAGCAATCTCTTATCCCACCACCACCATCGCAGTAGCTTTGGCGCGGAGGAGTACGAGTTCTCTTGCAGCAACAGTCCAAATCCTGTATTCTTCCACATGCCAAAGCGTAAACACCATTACTTTCCTTGCATTAATCTCCCTGAGGTCAccggagaagaagaagaagatgctaATAATGCAGCAGCTGTAATGGCGATGGTGCCAAAGACTCCTGATGAGTATACCTTTAACTTTGCTCCAAGAGAGAAGCATAGCCCTCTCCCATCACCTTTATCTGTAAGAATATCGAACTATTCATCACAAGATGAGAATGATAATGAATTAAGTGGACAGGTAGATGACGAAGCTGAGGAATTCATTCGAAGGTTTTATGAACAGCTTAGGTTGCAAAGTCGAAAGCAGTTGCTGCAATATCAGGACAGTAACTAA
- the LOC110613875 gene encoding tyrosine--tRNA ligase, chloroplastic/mitochondrial — translation MAAAAARTVICSTPSHLKLWSSPFSLSLSPKFTLSLNPNLPKNRPIFFSSSLPPVRSLHSPTQQASTTRTHDAIRRPNVVDILEERGLLESLTSDNLRSASSTSNSTLKVYCGFDPTAESLHLGNLLGIIVLSWFQRCGHKAVALIGGATARIGDPSGKSLERPELDVDTLEKNTLGITNALTRIFNMNMNLNNSIVVMNNYDWWKEFRLLDFLKQVGRYARVGTMIAKESVKKRLESEQGMSYTEFSYQLLQGYDFLYLFKNEGVNVQIGGSDQWGNITAGTELIRKILQPQDGAEAHGLTFPLLLKSDGTKFGKSEDGAIWLSPSFLSPYKFYQYFFSVPDADVIRFLRILTFLDLDEIDELEKEMKRPGYVPNTAQRRLAEEVTRFVHGEDGLSEALKATEALRPGAETKLDWKTIEGIAEDVPSCSLAYDQVLNLSLVDLSVSAGLLESKSSARRLLKQGGLYLNNCRVDTENKRIEPEDIVDGKVLLLSAGKKNKVIVRIS, via the coding sequence ATGGCGGCCGCTGCTGCAAGAACCGTCATATGCTCCACTCCATCGCATCTCAAACTCTGGTCCTCTccgttctctctctctctttctcccaAATTTACACTCTCCTTAAACCCAAATCTCCCAAAAAACCGTCCTAtcttcttttcctcctctcttCCTCCTGTGAGGTCCCTTCACTCCCCTACCCAGCAAGCTTCAACCACGCGAACCCACGACGCAATTCGCCGACCCAACGTCGTCGATATCCTCGAGGAAAGGGGCTTGCTTGAATCCCTCACCAGCGACAATCTCAGGTCCGCTTCTTCTACTTCTAACTCTACTCTCAAAGTTTACTGCGGTTTCGATCCCACAGCCGAGAGCTTGCACTTGGGTAATCTTCTTGGCATCATTGTTCTCTCTTGGTTCCAAAGGTGCGGTCACAAAGCCGTTGCCTTGATTGGTGGTGCCACCGCCAGAATCGGTGACCCCTCAGGTAAGAGCCTGGAAAGGCCAGAACTTGATGTCGATACATTGGAAAAGAATACCCTTGGGATTACTAATGCACTGACTAGAATATTCAATATGAATATGAATTTGAACAACTCAATTGTGGTTATGAACAATTATGATTGGTGGAAAGAGTTTAGGTTACTGGATTTCTTGAAACAAGTAGGAAGATATGCTCGTGTGGGTACCATGATTGCTAAGGAGAGTGTGAAGAAGAGGCTTGAATCTGAACAAGGAATGAGTTATACTGAGTTCTCTTACCAGCTCTTGCAGGGATATGACTTCCTTTACCTTTTCAAAAACGAGGGTGTTAATGTTCAGATTGGAGGAAGTGATCAGTGGGGCAATATAACTGCTGGGACTGAACTTATCCGAAAAATTCTTCAACCACAAGATGGAGCTGAGGCTCATGGTTTGACATTCCCTCTTCTGTTGAAGAGTGATGGCACCAAATTTGGCAAGTCAGAGGATGGTGCCATTTGGCTTTCCCCATCCTTCTTATCTCCATACAAGTTTTATCAGTACTTTTTCTCTGTACCTGATGCTGATGTTATTAGGTTCCTCAGGATACTTACTTTCTTGGACTTGGATGAGATTGATGAGTTGGAGAAGGAAATGAAGAGACCTGGCTATGTGCCAAACACAGCTCAGCGTAGGCTTGCTGAAGAAGTAACCCGTTTTGTTCATGGTGAAGATGGACTTAGTGAGGCTCTTAAGGCCACTGAAGCTTTGAGACCTGGAGCTGAGACTAAGCTGGACTGGAAAACTATTGAGGGCATTGCTGAGGATGTTCCATCCTGTTCTTTGGCGTATGATCAGGTCCTTAATCTTTCTCTTGTTGATCTTTCGGTTTCTGCTGGCTTGCTTGAGAGTAAATCATCTGCGCGTCGTCTGTTGAAGCAAGGGGGTCTCTACTTGAACAATTGCAGAGTTGACACTGAAAATAAGAGAATTGAGCCTGAAGATATTGTGGATGGAAAAGTTCTCCTTTTATCTGCAGGCAAGAAGAACAAGGTCATTGTACGAATATCTTGA
- the LOC110613869 gene encoding glyceraldehyde-3-phosphate dehydrogenase A, chloroplastic, which yields MASATLSVAKPSLQGNGKGFQEFSGLRNSAAVLPFSKKTSDDFLSIVAFQTSAVGSSNGGYRKTAAEAKLKVAINGFGRIGRNFLRCWHGRKDSPLDVIAINDTGGIKQASHLLKYDSTLGIFEADVQPAENGISVDGKVIKVVSDRNPVNLPWKDLGIDLVIEGTGVFVDRDGAGKHIQAGAKKVLITAPGKGDIPTYVVGVNADAYNPDEPIISNASCTTNCLAPFVKVLDQKFGIIKGTMTTTHSYTGDQRLLDASHRDLRRARAAALNIVPTSTGAAKAVALVLPTLKGKLNGIALRVPTPNVSVVDLVVQVSKKTFAEEVNAAFRESAEKELKGILSVCDEPLVSVDFRCSDVSSTVDSSLTMVMGDDMVKVIAWYDNEWGYSQRVVDLADIVANNWK from the exons ATGGCCTCGGCTACTCTTTCTGTAGCCAAACCTTCCCTTCAG GGAAATGGAAAAGGGTTCCAAGAATTCTCAGGCCTCCGCAACTCTGCTGCTGTCCTTCCCTTTTCCAAGAAAACTTCTGATGACTTCCTCTCTATTGTTGCTTTCCAGACTTCTGCT GTCGGGAGTAGCAATGGAGGATACAGGAAAACTGCAGCTGAGGCCAAGTTAAAAGTGGCCATAAATGGCTTTGGTCGGATTGGCAGGAACTTCTTGAGGTGCTGGCATGGGCGCAAGGATTCTCCTCTGGATGTCATTGCCATCAACGACACTGGCGGTATCAAGCAGGCCTCTCATCTCCTCAAGTACGACTCTACACTTGGTATCTTCGAAGCTGATGTTCAGCCTGCTGAGAATGGCATCTCTGTCGACGGCAAGGTCATCAAGGTTGTCTCCGACCGCAACCCCGTCAACCTTCCTTGGAA GGACTTGGGAATCGACCTGGTGATTGAAGGCACCGGAGTTTTCGTGGATAGAGACGGTGCTGGAAAACACATTCAGGCAGGCGCCAAGAAGGTGCTCATCACAGCCCCTGGCAAGGGCGATATCCCTACCTACGTCGTCGGAGTTAATGCTGATGCCTACAATCCTGATGAGCCTATCATCAGCAATGCTTCTTGCACTACCAACTGTCTTGCTCCCTTTGTCAAGGTCCTCGACCAGAAGTTTG GCATCATCAAGGGAACCATGACTACAACTCACTCATACACCGGTGACCAGAGGCTACTGGACGCCAGCCACCGTGACCTCAGACGGGCACGAGCTGCAGCTCTAAACATTGTTCCAACTTCAACTGGTGCAGCAAAGGCAGTTGCCCTTGTCCTTCCAACTCTGAAAGGCAAACTGAACGGCATCGCTCTGCGTGTACCGACACCAAACGTCTCGGTTGTGGACCTGGTGGTGCAGGTATCAAAAAAGACATTTGCAGAAGAGGTAAACGCTGCATTCAGAGAAAGTGCTGAGAAGGAGCTGAAGGGTATCCTGTCAGTGTGTGACGAGCCTCTTGTTTCCGTCGACTTCAGGTGCTCAGACGTATCATCAACGGTGGATTCATCCCTGACCATGGTTATGGGAGATGATATGGTGAAGGTGATTGCTTGGTATGATAATGAATGGGGTTACTCTCAAAGGGTTGTGGATTTGGCAGACATTGTTGCCAATAACTGGAAGTGA
- the LOC110613107 gene encoding pentatricopeptide repeat-containing protein At3g26782, mitochondrial, whose product MQCRETLGLRFMQKLKPERCWFPRRPHPSCRFLWAQPEIQTQPQEIFSPQPLEADTCVSLIKQCSSRRSVKMVHASMLRSHLHLNLYFLTNLVSQYSSLGSISYAYSLFSSSHSSDPFIWNVMIRGFVDHAQYHRSILLYSQMLELGIRPNNYTFPFVIKACGFLRDFKFGIQVHDDVVEFGYDSDVFVCNSLIVMYGKCESYELSRQVFDRMPERTVTSWSTIIRACSLNGRCEEGLSLFWRMLREDIKPERATILNVMACAHRESDADDICRVAVLNGFDFDQCVHNAALGMYARCGRIDLARSIFDGISNKDLVTWASMIDAYAQADLPLEAIGLFKQMNSQRLLPDSITLLSVIQACSVLASFQHAHAVHGITILTGGFFNNQLAVESAVIDLYVKCGSLTYARKVFDRMQNRNIITWSTMISGYGMHGLGREAYNLFNQMKSSVKPDHIAFVSILSACSHAGLVAEGWECFNSMVRDFGVTPRTEHYACMVDLLGRAGKLDEARGFIERMPIRPDAGVWGTLLGACRIHSNIDLAEMVAKKLLDLDSKNPGRYILLSNIYASSGKTKEAHKIRTLMTNRGVRKISGHTIIEIKNKVYTFSAGDMSHPQTDLIYSELERVMDMIRLEGYTPDINFVLHDVEEETKERMLYVHSEKLAIVFGLLNSGSQSVIRIRKNLRICGDCHTATKLISKVTRREIVARDARRFHHFKDGTCSCGDYW is encoded by the coding sequence atGCAATGCAGAGAAACTCTCGGTCTTCGGTTCATGCAGAAGCTAAAGCCAGAGCGCTGCTGGTTCCCCCGACGACCTCACCCCTCGTGTCGTTTCTTATGGGCTCAACCAGAAATACAAACGCAACCTCAGGAGATCTTCTCACCACAACCATTGGAAGCAGACACATGTGTTTCGCTCATCAAGCAATGCAGCTCTCGCCGTTCAGTCAAAATGGTCCATGCTTCCATGCTCCGATCCCACCTTCATCTCAATCTCTACTTCTTAACCAATCTTGTATCCCAGTACTCTTCCCTCGGCTCCATCTCTTACGCCTACTCCCTATTTTCTTCCTCCCACTCCTCTGACCCCTTCATCTGGAATGTCATGATCCGTGGCTTCGTCGATCATGCCCAATACCATCGTTCTATCCTTTTATACAGTCAAATGCTAGAACTGGGTATTCGACCCAACAATTATACCTTTCCATTCGTTATCAAGGCTTGTGGGTTTCTTCGCGATTTTAAATTTGGTATTCAGGTTCATGATGACGTTGTAGAATTTGGGTATGATTCCGATGTTTTTGTTTGCAATTCCCTCATAGTCATGTATGGTAAATGCGAAAGTTATGAACTTTCTCGACAAGTGTTTGATAGAATGCCCGAAAGAACTGTCACTAGCTGGAGTACAATTATAAGGGCTTGCTCGCTCAATGGCCGTTGTGAAGAAGGGCTGTCATTGTTTTGGCGGATGTTGCGTGAGGACATTAAACCCGAGAGGGCTACCATTTTGAACGTCATGGCTTGTGCTCATAGAGAGAGTGATGCTGATGATATTTGCAGAGTTGCCGTACTTAATGGATTTGATTTCGATCAGTGTGTCCACAATGCAGCCTTGGGCATGTATGCACGATGTGGAAGGATAGATTTGGCTCGAAGTATATTTGATGGGATTTCCAATAAGGATTTAGTAACTTGGGCGTCCATGATCGACGCATATGCACAAGCTGATTTGCCTCTTGAAGCTATCGGTCTTTTTAAACAGATGAACTCACAAAGGTTACTCCCTGATTCCATCACCCTTCTTAGCGTGATTCAAGCTTGTTCTGTTCTAGCATCTTTCCAGCATGCACATGCAGTTCATGGAATCACTATTCTAACTGGGGGATTCTTCAATAATCAACTAGCAGTGGAATCTGCCGTGATCGATCTATATGTGAAATGTGGAAGCTTAACTTATGCTAGAAAAGTTTTTGATAGGATGCAAAATAGAAATATAATCACATGGAGCACCATGATTTCAGGATATGGGATGCATGGCCTTGGAAGAGAAGCATACAACCTCTTCAATCAAATGAAATCTTCAGTAAAGCCAGATCATATAGCATTTGTATCAATATTGTCAGCTTGCAGCCATGCAGGTTTGGTTGCTGAAGGATGGGAGTGCTTCAATTCCATGGTCAGAGATTTTGGGGTCACACCAAGAACCGAACACTATGCATGTATGGTTGATCTTTTAGGCAGAGCTGGCAAGTTGGATGAAGCTCGTGGTTTTATTGAGAGAATGCCGATAAGGCCAGATGCAGGTGTGTGGGGGACACTGCTTGGGGCTTGTAGAATACATTCAAATATTGACCTGGCTGAGATGGTAGCCAAAAAGTTACTTGATTTGGATTCTAAGAACCCTGGGAGATATATTCTTTTATCCAACATTTATGCATCATCTGGTAAAACAAAAGAAGCTCATAAGATCAGAACTCTAATGACGAATAGAGGGGTGAGAAAAATTTCTGGCCACAcaattatagagattaaaaatAAGGTCTATACATTTTCAGCTGGGGATATGTCACACCCACAAACAGATCTGATTTATTCTGAATTAGAGAGAGTGATGGACATGATTCGCCTAGAAGGGTACACTCCAGATATAAACTTTGTGTTGCATGATGTTGAGGAAGAGACGAAGGAAAGAATGTTGTATGTGCACAGTGAGAAGTTGGCCATTGTTTTTGGGCTCTTGAATTCAGGGTCACAGAGCGTGATTAGAATTAGAAAAAATCTCAGAATTTGTGGCGATTGCCATACTGCTACTAAGTTAATCTCCAAAGTTACAAGAAGGGAAATTGTAGCGAGAGATGCGCGTAGATTCCACCATTTCAAGGATGGAACCTGCTCTTGTGGAGATTACTGGTGA
- the LOC110613109 gene encoding protein SRC2 homolog yields MDSKSLELKVMYCKDLKSFNFFQKLLVYALVKLESDDSDKKMKQNQQHRTPTDAEGDGNPEWNYEMQFDLSEFSFVDCDHIFIHFDLRHEGLYFGDKTIGEVRVPLKDLIQESSGIVRFVNYQVRSPDGKPNGLLNFSYKVHAKGEAMGIHFPTSEISGYSVVHHHHQSPEIQYSTSEVESLSPVVHYPSLELEDSPQETYCAAQESYPSHRTQYYPPGPAPAPAPYAYGPPSMPPPPPPLLHQPPPHPHGACYLSPYPPYPRPWAPGGVYDHNAHENWSSPGRQSHSFGYGETWRNDFGAY; encoded by the coding sequence ATGGATTCAAAATCTTTGGAACTCAAGGTCATGTATTGCAAAGATCTGAAGTCATTCAATTTCTTCCAGAAACTCCTAGTGTATGCTCTTGTTAAGCTTGAGAGCGATGATTCTGACAAGAAAATGAAGCAGAATCAGCAACACAGGACACCCACGGATGCAGAAGGAGATGGGAATCCTGAGTGGAATTACGAAATGCAGTTTGATCTGAGTGAGTTTTCGTTTGTTGATTGTGATCAtatatttattcattttgatCTACGCCACGAAGGACTCTATTTTGGTGATAAAACTATTGGGGAAGTTCGTGTGCCCTTGAAGGATTTGATCCAAGAGAGCAGTGGGATTGTCAGGTTTGTGAATTATCAGGTACGCTCTCCAGATGGGAAGCCCAATGGATTGCTGAATTTCTCGTATAAGGTGCATGCGAAGGGTGAGGCTATGGGGATTCATTTCCCAACGAGTGAGATCAGTGGGTATTCAGtagttcatcatcatcatcagtcACCGGAGATACAATATTCCACATCAGAAGTTGAGAGCTTATCACCTGTAGTTCACTATCCATCTTTAGAATTGGAAGATAGTCCGCAGGAAACTTACTGTGCTGCTCAAGAGAGCTACCCATCTCATAGAACACAGTATTATCCTCCTGGTCCAGCGCCAGCGCCAGCGCCTTATGCCTATGGCCCACCATCAATGCCACCGCCACCACCACCACTGCTGCACCAACCACCACCACATCCACACGGGGCATGTTACCTTTCTCCTTATCCTCCATACCCCCGCCCCTGGGCACCCGGTGGGGTATATGACCATAACGCACACGAGAACTGGAGCTCACCGGGCAGACAATCCCACAGTTTTGGCTATGGAGAGACATGGAGAAATGATTTTGGAGCTTACTGA